One window from the genome of Spirosoma rhododendri encodes:
- a CDS encoding DUF892 family protein has protein sequence MENEPLTQLIKQGLGALKAGSQVAEQATSEIQNDVRDAQLTDALKKGNQTSQQWSARIDRALAEVGGSDQQENPVLEAHYEVSKKIRQQATDDISRDLGIIAAGQLALHYWIASFGTLGTYAAAAGLQQTEQDMNASLEEAKQADSEQTSIAQQILNKR, from the coding sequence ATGGAAAACGAACCCTTAACCCAACTTATTAAACAGGGATTGGGCGCTCTGAAAGCGGGCAGTCAGGTAGCGGAGCAGGCTACCAGCGAAATTCAAAACGACGTTCGGGATGCGCAGCTGACCGACGCGCTCAAAAAAGGAAATCAGACATCGCAGCAGTGGTCGGCCCGGATCGATCGGGCACTGGCCGAAGTGGGCGGCAGCGATCAGCAGGAAAACCCCGTGCTGGAAGCGCACTACGAAGTCAGCAAAAAGATTCGGCAGCAGGCCACCGACGACATATCGCGCGACCTGGGTATCATTGCCGCCGGTCAGCTGGCCCTTCACTATTGGATCGCGTCCTTCGGCACGCTGGGAACGTATGCCGCAGCCGCTGGCCTGCAACAAACCGAGCAGGACATGAACGCATCGCTGGAAGAAGCCAAACAGGCCGACAGCGAACAAACATCAATTGCCCAGCAAATTCTGAATAAGCGCTAG
- a CDS encoding DEAD/DEAH box helicase has translation MKIINKYSVLEESYPDLLDGANQLVQKAKISERFKNISLNESDIEELETIKEICEISIIERWNAGEDEELKTLCSVYYDIASLLELPKDPILRVFECIKLIAISYVGESWHLVKKFLKNNQNEFFDSKVDDVWNKKLLENIFFALYYTVKKDSWEDLKLASKYISSLRERQKELEIDYLEALDLNEKKPAAAELISLYHLAKSVDLLAVYLIDGSPNNVLDQLRYHLSQSEQYAQEFNDYSLSLLIQYFEPFSDKIVKNSLWYITRGTYQRIDKFNEYVTKRENDPIFELLYPQREAILKGRLLDDAYDAIVVNLPTSSGKTLIAEYRILKAINQFSEQGGWVAYVVPTRALVNQIATQLKRDLQPVGIKVEKLSGALDIDGFEDSLLTEDTNHRQFDVLVTTYEKLQILIRREVGTKAERPLVLVVVDEAHNLEEETRGIALELLLTLIKKECNKANFLLLTPEIKNSDEIAKWLGAERGSQIHLGLNWWQPNERIIGAVSVEGSGRNFSILLNTLFTEKGTYEVSDKILMTSFENAAVTKSSLFGGSTKSAGRKTILSAYLASSFIDENSIVLVGTPEDTFTVAESIWSLWGNNDKIDNEVQLVKKYVSAELGSEFPLNKFLDKGIGIHSSTLPEDIKFLIEDLMSKGKLRVLVATTTIAQGINFPVTSVIMASYSYPFKRMPVRDFWNIVGRVGRTSQKNIGFVGITLKNDAELDTVAQYVLRAADDLKSRLIDMVKEAMNNGFQNFEKLIYFEPHWTNLLQFISHLHKQAESLDQFLASLEIDLQSTLGYKQLDEPQKKFIRENLRQYAKNIKPAEATLSDATRFSTISVRTLISGLGREKLVSSDWDSKRLFSNQNSSLNKLVGLMLSTPEVRQQLEEIKSGDSVLDRTSISRLITDWVSGETIEKIAQKYFAEDSSQKSIEKCTKAIYRNITNAATWGLAGLQKLPNSGLEWDSLSDIDKRRLSNLPAMIHYGVNSDEAILMRKNNVPRSIASRIGKLFDSSNSNIYSATSDEVTSWLHTLKDDQWSNPDTSNISGNEYKMIWKKLSGSFV, from the coding sequence ATGAAAATAATTAATAAATATTCTGTACTAGAAGAGAGTTACCCCGACTTGTTGGATGGGGCAAATCAGCTTGTTCAAAAAGCCAAGATAAGTGAACGTTTTAAAAATATATCGCTCAACGAAAGTGATATAGAAGAATTAGAGACTATAAAGGAAATTTGTGAAATATCAATAATAGAGAGATGGAATGCAGGTGAAGATGAAGAACTCAAAACGTTATGTTCTGTCTATTATGATATTGCTAGTTTGCTAGAGTTGCCAAAAGATCCAATTCTAAGAGTATTTGAATGTATAAAACTGATAGCTATTAGTTATGTAGGTGAGAGTTGGCATTTAGTTAAAAAGTTTCTCAAGAACAATCAGAATGAATTTTTTGATTCCAAAGTTGACGATGTTTGGAATAAAAAGTTGTTAGAAAATATTTTTTTTGCGTTATATTATACAGTTAAAAAAGATTCTTGGGAGGACTTAAAACTGGCATCGAAATACATATCTTCCCTGAGAGAGAGACAAAAAGAATTGGAGATTGACTATTTAGAAGCGCTCGACTTAAATGAGAAAAAACCTGCAGCTGCTGAATTGATATCTCTTTATCATTTAGCAAAATCTGTTGATCTTCTAGCTGTTTATTTAATTGATGGTTCTCCAAATAACGTACTTGATCAGTTACGATATCATCTTTCTCAGAGTGAGCAATATGCTCAAGAGTTCAATGATTACTCTTTGAGCTTACTAATTCAATACTTTGAGCCTTTCTCTGATAAAATTGTTAAAAATTCTCTTTGGTATATTACTCGTGGTACATATCAGCGAATAGATAAATTTAATGAGTATGTAACTAAAAGAGAAAATGATCCAATTTTTGAGTTGCTATACCCACAAAGAGAAGCTATATTAAAGGGTAGGCTTCTAGATGACGCATATGATGCAATAGTAGTCAACTTACCAACTTCAAGTGGCAAAACACTAATAGCTGAATATAGAATCCTGAAAGCAATTAATCAATTTTCTGAGCAAGGTGGATGGGTTGCATATGTTGTTCCTACTAGAGCATTAGTAAATCAGATAGCTACTCAACTCAAGAGAGATTTGCAACCTGTTGGAATAAAGGTTGAAAAGTTGAGTGGTGCGTTGGATATAGATGGATTCGAGGATTCTCTACTAACCGAAGACACAAATCACAGGCAATTTGACGTTCTTGTTACAACGTATGAAAAACTTCAGATACTGATTAGGAGGGAGGTAGGTACGAAGGCTGAACGCCCTCTTGTATTAGTAGTTGTTGATGAAGCACATAATTTAGAGGAGGAGACACGAGGTATCGCCTTAGAGCTTTTGTTGACGCTAATAAAAAAGGAGTGTAATAAAGCTAACTTTTTATTGTTAACGCCTGAGATTAAAAATTCTGATGAGATAGCTAAATGGCTTGGGGCCGAAAGAGGAAGCCAAATTCATTTAGGTTTGAATTGGTGGCAACCAAATGAAAGGATAATAGGTGCAGTTTCAGTTGAAGGTTCAGGAAGAAACTTTTCAATTCTATTGAATACGCTATTTACAGAAAAGGGTACTTATGAAGTTTCAGATAAGATACTGATGACTTCATTTGAGAACGCTGCGGTAACTAAATCATCATTATTTGGAGGTTCTACTAAAAGTGCAGGTAGAAAGACTATTTTGTCTGCTTATCTCGCTTCCTCTTTCATTGACGAAAATTCGATAGTGCTTGTTGGGACACCTGAGGATACATTTACAGTTGCAGAATCAATATGGTCTCTTTGGGGTAACAATGATAAAATTGATAATGAGGTTCAGTTGGTTAAGAAATATGTTTCGGCTGAGTTAGGAAGTGAGTTTCCTTTGAATAAATTTTTAGATAAGGGAATAGGGATTCATAGTTCTACGCTTCCTGAAGACATTAAATTCTTAATTGAGGATTTAATGTCAAAGGGGAAACTTCGAGTTCTAGTTGCTACCACTACAATTGCTCAGGGAATAAATTTTCCTGTTACTTCCGTTATAATGGCTTCTTATAGTTACCCATTTAAGAGAATGCCTGTAAGGGATTTTTGGAACATTGTTGGGAGGGTAGGTAGGACCAGCCAAAAAAACATTGGCTTTGTTGGCATTACATTAAAAAACGATGCAGAGTTAGATACTGTCGCACAGTATGTATTAAGGGCGGCTGACGATCTAAAGTCAAGACTGATTGATATGGTTAAAGAAGCCATGAATAATGGTTTTCAAAATTTTGAAAAATTAATATACTTTGAACCACATTGGACCAACCTATTACAATTTATTTCGCACCTACATAAACAAGCAGAAAGTTTAGATCAGTTTTTGGCATCTTTAGAGATTGATTTACAAAGTACATTAGGTTATAAACAGCTAGATGAGCCACAGAAAAAGTTTATAAGAGAAAACTTAAGGCAGTATGCTAAAAATATTAAACCTGCAGAAGCTACGCTTTCAGACGCAACAAGGTTCTCTACTATTTCTGTTAGAACTTTAATCTCAGGACTCGGAAGAGAAAAATTAGTTTCCTCTGATTGGGATAGTAAAAGATTATTTTCTAATCAAAACTCAAGTCTTAATAAGTTAGTTGGCCTTATGTTAAGCACACCGGAAGTACGCCAACAGTTAGAGGAGATTAAATCAGGTGATAGTGTCTTGGATAGAACATCAATTTCTAGATTGATTACGGACTGGGTCAGTGGCGAGACTATAGAAAAAATTGCACAAAAGTATTTTGCCGAAGATAGTTCTCAGAAATCAATCGAAAAATGTACTAAAGCTATTTACAGGAACATAACTAATGCTGCAACTTGGGGATTGGCAGGATTACAAAAGCTCCCGAACAGTGGTTTGGAATGGGATAGTTTAAGTGATATAGATAAGAGGAGGTTGTCTAATTTGCCAGCAATGATTCATTATGGAGTCAACTCAGACGAAGCCATTCTGATGAGAAAGAATAATGTTCCTAGATCTATAGCTAGCCGTATAGGTAAATTGTTTGACAGTTCAAATAGTAATATATATAGTGCCACTTCTGATGAAGTTACTTCTTGGTTACATACTTTGAAGGACGATCAATGGTCGAATCCAGACACTAGTAATATATCTGGTAACGAATATAAAATGATATGGAAGAAATTATCAGGTTCATTTGTGTAA
- the purL gene encoding phosphoribosylformylglycinamidine synthase subunit PurL, which yields MDATESLPTLETARKLGLLPDEFDKIVDILGRQPNFTELSIFSVMWSEHCSYKNSIVWLKTLPRDSDRMLAKAGEENAGLVDIGDGLACSFKIESHNHPSALEPYQGAATGVGGINRDIFTMGARPIAQLNSLRFGDLSLAKTKRLLRGVVKGIGDYGNAFGIPTVGGELYFDECYNTNPLVNAFSAGIVETGKVAKATSYGVGNPVFIVGSATGKDGIHGATFASEDITAASTDKLPAVQVGDPFMEKLLLEATLEIIATGHVIGIQDMGAAGIICSTSEMSAKGEHGMIIDLDKVPTRQPNMAPFEILLSESQERMLVVIEKGKEDVIQGIFDKWDLNCAQIGEVVAKGENDLGRLHFYRYGELVADVPAYDLVLGGGAPQYQREYKEPAYIKEYAKFNPDDVDDVTADELTAVAKHLLSHPNICSRRWVYEQYDSMVGTANRSTNAPSDAAVVSVKGPGLPATDKSIVITVDCNSRYVNAEPRKGAMIAVAEACRNIVCTGGEPLAVTNNLNFGNPYVPEVYWQFVEAVQGMGEACRRFSTPVTGGNVSFYNQSSDDGPVFPTPTIGMLGLMEDPTHRMTMNFKNEGDLIYLIGASSNDIASSEYLYSYRGIKASPAPYFLFEDEWRVQEGIKTMIRNGWLQSAHDVSDGGLFVALAESAMTGDKGFAIGTDERHRTDAFLFGEGQSRVVITISPDQVEHLEGYLNDSILPFQYLGKVTGQGFSIEDKQVLTSHEAKALYNYSLEAIMS from the coding sequence ATGGACGCAACCGAATCACTGCCAACGCTCGAAACCGCCCGCAAGCTGGGCCTGCTCCCCGACGAATTCGACAAAATCGTCGACATTCTGGGCCGTCAGCCCAACTTTACCGAACTCAGTATCTTCTCGGTGATGTGGTCGGAGCACTGCTCCTACAAAAACTCGATTGTCTGGCTGAAAACCCTCCCCCGCGACTCCGATCGGATGCTCGCCAAGGCAGGTGAAGAAAACGCCGGACTGGTCGACATCGGCGACGGGCTGGCCTGTTCGTTCAAAATCGAATCGCACAACCACCCTTCGGCGCTGGAACCCTATCAGGGTGCCGCAACGGGCGTGGGCGGGATCAACCGCGACATTTTTACGATGGGTGCCCGGCCCATCGCCCAGCTCAATTCGCTGCGTTTCGGCGATCTGAGCCTGGCTAAAACCAAGCGCCTGCTACGCGGTGTGGTGAAAGGCATCGGCGATTACGGCAACGCGTTCGGTATTCCAACCGTTGGCGGGGAGCTGTATTTCGACGAATGCTACAACACCAATCCGCTCGTCAACGCGTTCTCGGCGGGTATCGTTGAAACGGGTAAAGTAGCCAAAGCAACGTCGTACGGCGTGGGCAACCCGGTGTTTATCGTTGGCTCGGCGACGGGTAAAGACGGTATTCACGGAGCCACCTTTGCGTCGGAAGACATTACCGCAGCCTCGACCGATAAGTTGCCCGCTGTGCAGGTCGGTGACCCGTTCATGGAGAAGCTGCTGCTCGAAGCAACACTCGAAATCATCGCCACGGGTCACGTCATCGGTATTCAGGATATGGGTGCCGCCGGGATCATCTGCTCGACCTCAGAAATGAGCGCGAAAGGTGAGCACGGCATGATTATCGACCTCGACAAAGTCCCGACCCGTCAGCCCAATATGGCTCCGTTCGAGATTCTGCTGTCAGAATCGCAGGAGCGGATGCTGGTCGTCATCGAGAAAGGCAAGGAAGACGTTATCCAGGGCATTTTCGACAAGTGGGACCTCAACTGCGCGCAGATTGGCGAAGTAGTGGCCAAAGGCGAAAACGACCTGGGTCGTCTGCATTTCTACCGATACGGCGAACTCGTCGCCGACGTACCGGCCTATGATCTGGTGCTCGGTGGTGGGGCGCCACAGTATCAGCGCGAATACAAAGAACCGGCGTACATTAAGGAATACGCCAAGTTCAACCCCGACGATGTCGATGACGTTACGGCGGATGAACTGACGGCAGTTGCCAAACACCTGCTGTCGCACCCGAACATCTGCTCGCGCCGGTGGGTGTATGAGCAATACGATTCGATGGTTGGTACGGCGAACCGGAGCACCAACGCCCCGTCGGATGCCGCTGTTGTCAGCGTGAAAGGCCCCGGCCTGCCCGCCACTGACAAGTCAATTGTCATCACGGTCGATTGCAACAGCCGCTACGTAAACGCCGAACCCCGCAAGGGCGCGATGATCGCCGTAGCGGAAGCCTGCCGCAACATTGTTTGTACGGGTGGCGAACCGCTGGCCGTTACCAATAACCTGAACTTCGGCAACCCCTACGTACCGGAAGTGTACTGGCAGTTTGTCGAGGCTGTTCAGGGTATGGGCGAAGCCTGCCGCCGGTTCAGCACCCCCGTTACAGGCGGTAACGTTAGTTTCTACAACCAATCGTCCGACGACGGTCCGGTGTTCCCCACGCCGACCATCGGTATGCTGGGCTTGATGGAAGATCCGACCCATCGCATGACGATGAACTTCAAGAACGAAGGCGACCTGATTTACCTCATCGGCGCATCGTCAAACGATATTGCTTCGTCGGAGTATTTGTACTCGTACCGGGGCATCAAAGCGTCGCCCGCGCCATATTTCCTGTTTGAAGACGAGTGGCGCGTGCAGGAAGGTATCAAAACGATGATTCGTAACGGCTGGCTTCAGTCGGCGCACGACGTATCGGATGGTGGCTTGTTCGTTGCCCTGGCGGAATCGGCCATGACGGGCGACAAAGGCTTTGCTATCGGCACCGACGAGCGGCACCGTACCGACGCCTTCCTGTTCGGCGAAGGACAGAGCCGCGTTGTCATAACGATCTCGCCCGATCAGGTTGAGCATCTGGAAGGCTACCTCAACGACAGCATCCTGCCATTCCAGTATCTGGGTAAAGTCACCGGGCAGGGCTTCTCGATTGAAGACAAGCAGGTGCTCACCTCGCACGAAGCGAAGGCCCTGTACAACTACTCGCTGGAAGCGATTATGAGCTAG
- a CDS encoding XdhC family protein gives MKEILAIIAAYNALNTNTTKAALATVVRVEGSSYRRTGARMLIMDNGQWVGGISGGCLEGDALKRARLAIAQGKPTLVTYDTTEDDDYQIGVGLGCNGVIDVLISPLHPDHPNPLDCLKTCLADARKTHVLLTLTSFTGSFDTLQRGDMIRYEDPDSLLVLGDAELTAPIDQKIQQYISKGKSAPFTFELVNGQSVELFIEVLLPVPHLILMGQQYDILPLVRMTNELGWMATVVANPQKVTQTLFAEAHAIVAPDAFASIPVDQQTAVILMAHDFKTDKNNLPRALATDAPFVGMLGPRVRAERIFNELTEEGRFDGETDRIHAPIGLDIGAATPEEIALSIVAEVRAFLAHRSGTALRHRPAPIHEREDS, from the coding sequence ATGAAGGAAATTCTTGCCATCATCGCGGCTTACAACGCACTGAATACCAACACAACAAAAGCGGCTTTGGCAACCGTCGTTCGTGTTGAAGGGTCGTCGTACCGCCGGACTGGAGCGCGTATGCTCATTATGGACAACGGGCAGTGGGTAGGCGGTATCAGCGGGGGTTGCCTGGAAGGTGATGCGCTCAAACGCGCCCGGCTGGCTATCGCGCAGGGTAAACCGACATTGGTTACCTATGATACCACCGAAGACGACGATTACCAGATTGGCGTGGGCCTGGGCTGCAACGGCGTGATCGACGTGCTGATTTCGCCCCTCCACCCCGACCACCCAAACCCGCTCGACTGCCTGAAAACGTGCCTCGCCGACGCCCGTAAAACCCACGTCCTGCTGACGCTCACCAGCTTTACCGGTTCATTCGACACGCTGCAACGGGGCGATATGATCCGTTACGAAGACCCCGACAGCCTGCTCGTGCTGGGCGACGCCGAGCTTACCGCGCCCATCGATCAGAAGATTCAGCAGTATATCAGCAAAGGCAAATCGGCCCCGTTTACGTTCGAGTTGGTCAATGGGCAGTCGGTGGAGTTGTTTATCGAGGTCTTGCTGCCCGTACCGCACCTGATTCTGATGGGACAGCAGTACGATATTCTGCCGCTGGTTCGGATGACGAATGAGCTGGGCTGGATGGCTACCGTCGTTGCCAACCCGCAGAAGGTAACGCAAACGCTGTTTGCCGAAGCCCACGCGATTGTCGCGCCCGACGCCTTCGCCAGTATTCCCGTCGATCAGCAGACGGCGGTAATTCTGATGGCGCACGATTTCAAGACCGACAAAAACAACCTGCCCCGCGCACTTGCTACCGATGCACCATTCGTGGGGATGCTGGGGCCGCGCGTTCGGGCCGAGCGTATCTTTAACGAACTAACGGAGGAAGGGCGCTTCGACGGCGAAACCGACCGTATCCACGCACCGATCGGGCTGGACATCGGCGCGGCAACACCCGAAGAAATTGCCCTCTCAATCGTCGCCGAGGTCCGGGCGTTCCTGGCCCACCGCAGCGGCACGGCCCTCCGCCACCGCCCCGCCCCTATTCATGAGCGGGAAGACAGTTAG
- a CDS encoding cysteine desulfurase family protein codes for MTYLDYNATTPVDPAVLDAMLPYFREHFGNAASRTHVYGWQAADAVAQARDQVARLLGVSEKEIVFTSGATESVNLALKGASEARRSASGHIITVETEHKAVLDTCDHLARLGADVTYITPHADGLIDPAQVEAALRPDTLLISVMVANNETGVIQPIDAIAQLAQDRGILFHTDATQAVGKLPLNLSDGLIDMLSLSGHKLYGPKGVGALITRKHVKLTAQQDGGRHERGRRSGTLNVPGIVGLGKAAELCHQQLMTETIRLCALRDRLEQGILSHVRGTVVNGNTTHRLPNTTNISFANVDGEHLLDSLSELAASNGSACTSATTEPSYVLKAMGLSDELAYASVRFSLGRFTTDDEIDRAVQHVTDTVARLRVEFAG; via the coding sequence ATGACCTACCTCGACTATAACGCGACGACGCCCGTTGACCCGGCGGTGCTGGATGCCATGCTCCCCTACTTTCGGGAGCATTTTGGCAATGCCGCGTCGCGCACGCACGTCTACGGGTGGCAGGCGGCCGACGCGGTGGCGCAGGCGCGGGATCAGGTAGCGCGGCTGCTGGGCGTGTCGGAGAAAGAGATTGTCTTTACCAGCGGGGCCACCGAATCGGTCAATCTGGCGCTGAAAGGGGCGTCTGAAGCCAGACGTTCGGCCAGTGGGCATATCATAACGGTCGAAACGGAACATAAAGCCGTCCTCGACACTTGCGATCACCTCGCACGGCTGGGTGCCGACGTAACCTATATAACGCCCCACGCCGACGGACTAATCGACCCGGCGCAGGTAGAGGCCGCGCTCCGGCCCGATACGTTATTGATCTCGGTCATGGTTGCCAACAACGAAACGGGTGTTATTCAGCCCATCGACGCTATTGCCCAACTGGCGCAGGATCGCGGTATCCTGTTTCACACCGACGCCACGCAGGCCGTGGGTAAACTGCCGCTCAACCTCTCCGACGGCCTGATTGACATGCTGAGTCTGTCGGGGCATAAGTTGTACGGACCAAAGGGCGTTGGCGCGCTTATCACCCGAAAGCACGTGAAGCTGACGGCCCAGCAGGACGGCGGTCGGCACGAGCGCGGACGCCGGTCGGGTACGCTCAATGTGCCGGGTATTGTGGGGCTGGGCAAAGCCGCCGAGCTGTGCCATCAGCAACTGATGACCGAAACCATACGGCTCTGCGCCCTGCGCGACCGGCTCGAACAGGGCATTTTGAGCCACGTACGCGGTACCGTCGTTAATGGTAATACCACCCACCGGCTTCCCAACACGACCAACATTTCGTTTGCGAACGTCGACGGCGAACACCTGCTCGACAGCCTGAGCGAACTGGCCGCATCCAACGGGTCGGCCTGTACATCGGCCACCACCGAACCGTCGTACGTACTGAAAGCGATGGGCCTGTCGGACGAACTGGCCTATGCGTCGGTCCGGTTCAGCCTCGGTCGCTTTACCACCGACGACGAAATCGACCGGGCTGTTCAACACGTCACCGACACCGTCGCCCGGTTGCGGGTCGAGTTCGCCGGTTGA
- a CDS encoding sulfite oxidase-like oxidoreductase, with amino-acid sequence MEANDKTDKIVEARMKLRRRFEEKMAQTPSMTDEKPRGSGPINRHGMPATPVGQTLTTKWPVLDLGYQPSIPLDKWQLNIDGEVNNPVRLKWEDLMALPQVEDTSDFHCVTTWSRLDVPWVGVRFMDLAALVDPKGTATHVMCYGYDGYSTNVALEEALKPDVLLVHTADGQPLTREHGGPLRMITPQLYAWKGSKWIKRIEFMDKNKLGFWEERGYSNTAYPWRNDRYS; translated from the coding sequence ATGGAAGCCAACGATAAAACGGATAAAATTGTCGAAGCCCGGATGAAACTCCGTCGGCGGTTTGAGGAGAAGATGGCGCAGACTCCATCGATGACCGACGAAAAGCCACGCGGTTCGGGGCCGATCAATCGGCACGGTATGCCTGCTACACCGGTCGGGCAGACACTGACAACCAAGTGGCCGGTGCTCGATCTGGGTTACCAGCCCAGCATCCCACTCGACAAGTGGCAACTAAACATCGACGGGGAAGTCAACAACCCGGTTCGGTTGAAGTGGGAGGATCTGATGGCCCTGCCGCAGGTTGAAGATACCAGCGATTTTCACTGCGTGACAACCTGGTCGCGGCTCGACGTTCCCTGGGTGGGCGTGCGCTTTATGGACCTGGCCGCGCTGGTCGATCCGAAGGGTACGGCAACCCACGTTATGTGTTACGGATACGACGGTTACTCGACTAACGTAGCCCTCGAAGAAGCCCTCAAACCCGATGTGCTGCTCGTGCACACCGCCGATGGCCAACCCCTGACCCGCGAACACGGTGGGCCCCTGCGAATGATTACGCCCCAGCTGTACGCCTGGAAAGGCAGCAAATGGATCAAGCGCATCGAGTTCATGGATAAAAACAAACTCGGTTTCTGGGAAGAGCGGGGTTATTCCAATACGGCCTATCCGTGGCGGAACGACCGGTATTCGTGA
- a CDS encoding AI-2E family transporter: protein MPDNSPQLDTGTFAQRVSIAVGITILFVLLIWLFGVSFEVFLLIIAALLIALPLRAGAKKIHQKFGWNETLSLIVVIVGVLGLLTAIFWLLASRINTQIAEFQEQTPEAIANFEQRLASSQLGQQVLNNLPDPAQLMKNGPKLLTRATGVLSGTFGALSNIYVVIFMAAFIVADPKLYRQGILRLVPKRGRKRAGEVLDQLNTTLVHWLMGQLFSMTVVGLLTGLGLWLLGVRLAGVLALFAGLISFIPNLGPIIALVPALLFAFLDGPQQALYVVILYMGVQFVESSLATPLVQKKLIDMPPALVFGSQLVIGAFGGILGLMLATPIVAMLMILTQMLYVQDVLDDETMDVGS, encoded by the coding sequence ATGCCTGATAACTCTCCCCAGCTCGACACCGGTACGTTCGCCCAGCGGGTGTCAATTGCCGTTGGTATCACGATTCTATTTGTCCTGCTGATCTGGCTGTTCGGCGTCAGCTTCGAGGTGTTTCTGTTAATCATCGCGGCCCTGCTCATTGCCTTGCCGCTGCGGGCGGGTGCGAAGAAAATCCACCAGAAATTCGGCTGGAACGAAACGCTGTCGCTGATCGTGGTGATCGTCGGGGTGCTGGGGCTGCTGACTGCTATCTTCTGGTTGTTGGCGTCGCGAATCAACACGCAGATTGCGGAGTTTCAGGAGCAGACGCCTGAAGCCATCGCCAATTTCGAGCAACGGCTGGCGTCGTCGCAACTGGGCCAACAGGTGCTCAATAACCTGCCCGATCCGGCTCAACTGATGAAGAACGGCCCAAAACTGCTGACGCGGGCAACGGGCGTACTGTCGGGGACGTTTGGCGCGTTAAGCAATATTTACGTCGTTATTTTCATGGCTGCTTTCATCGTGGCCGACCCCAAATTATACCGGCAGGGCATCTTGCGGCTGGTGCCGAAGCGGGGCCGCAAACGAGCAGGTGAGGTGCTCGATCAGCTCAACACGACGCTGGTACATTGGCTGATGGGGCAGCTTTTCTCGATGACAGTGGTCGGGTTGCTGACAGGGCTGGGGCTATGGTTGCTCGGCGTTCGGCTGGCGGGTGTGCTTGCCCTTTTTGCCGGGCTAATCTCGTTCATTCCCAACCTCGGCCCGATCATCGCGCTGGTTCCGGCTCTCCTGTTTGCCTTTCTCGACGGCCCGCAGCAGGCACTTTACGTGGTCATTCTGTACATGGGGGTCCAGTTTGTGGAAAGCAGCCTGGCCACTCCACTGGTGCAGAAAAAGCTGATCGACATGCCGCCCGCGCTGGTGTTTGGGTCGCAGCTGGTGATCGGCGCGTTCGGTGGTATTCTGGGCCTGATGCTGGCGACACCCATCGTAGCGATGCTGATGATCCTGACCCAGATGCTGTACGTGCAGGACGTGCTGGACGATGAAACGATGGATGTGGGATCGTGA
- a CDS encoding helix-turn-helix transcriptional regulator, protein MPAMLFEFVSSPHFNFLTSFGQQFDIPVQGDTLVIPPSLGTGTIRKIDLGPEFKLLIHQYTLNDELILKRLPSEQPYDLISIIFHVNDVPARLSTPGSDVVLSRTTEFAVQIASADLTSTIHFPAHVPISYTVVGLSSATLRELLQIDAPSPVLQSMLNRVPGFLVYERLDADVLTSLRQLTDNQREDELTSFFYRIKVQELVYQVIDRLLRRDAGQHQPVVPADTDRLFSVRTAILTDLAAPPRLPQLARMVGMSQTRLKDLFRQVFGTSIYAYFQQARIEEAALLLRQRKHSVAEVGYRLGFENMSHFSRLFQKHKGIAPKKYAGGYD, encoded by the coding sequence ATGCCTGCTATGTTGTTTGAATTTGTCAGTAGCCCCCACTTTAATTTTCTGACCAGTTTCGGGCAGCAGTTCGACATACCGGTTCAGGGCGATACGCTGGTGATACCACCCAGTCTGGGAACGGGCACCATTCGCAAGATTGATCTGGGGCCGGAGTTTAAACTGCTCATTCATCAGTACACGCTCAACGACGAGCTTATTCTCAAACGCCTGCCGTCCGAACAGCCCTACGATCTGATCAGCATTATCTTCCACGTCAATGACGTGCCGGCCCGGCTAAGCACCCCCGGCAGCGATGTGGTTTTATCCCGAACTACTGAGTTCGCCGTTCAGATTGCGTCTGCCGATCTGACCTCAACGATTCATTTCCCCGCCCATGTCCCGATCAGTTACACCGTAGTGGGGCTGTCGTCGGCTACGCTCCGGGAACTGTTGCAAATCGACGCTCCCAGCCCGGTCCTGCAATCTATGCTGAACCGGGTGCCGGGCTTTCTGGTCTACGAGCGGCTCGATGCCGACGTGCTCACGAGTCTCCGCCAATTGACTGATAACCAACGCGAGGATGAACTGACGTCGTTCTTTTACCGGATCAAAGTGCAGGAACTGGTCTATCAGGTGATTGACCGGCTGCTTCGGCGCGACGCTGGCCAGCACCAGCCTGTCGTCCCGGCCGACACCGACAGGCTGTTCAGCGTTCGTACGGCCATACTGACCGATCTGGCGGCTCCTCCGCGCCTGCCGCAACTGGCCCGGATGGTGGGTATGAGTCAGACCCGGCTCAAGGATCTGTTCCGGCAGGTGTTCGGCACCAGCATCTACGCGTATTTCCAGCAGGCCCGCATCGAGGAAGCGGCCCTGTTACTGCGGCAGAGAAAGCACTCCGTTGCAGAGGTGGGTTACCGGCTGGGTTTCGAGAACATGAGCCATTTCAGTCGGTTGTTCCAGAAACATAAAGGAATTGCTCCGAAAAAGTACGCTGGCGGATACGACTAA